The Mercurialis annua linkage group LG8, ddMerAnnu1.2, whole genome shotgun sequence genome window below encodes:
- the LOC126660413 gene encoding non-specific lipid-transfer protein A-like: MKGVAISMLVMLAIVQLLMPGEAVDCGQVNSSLATCIPFLTGADASPSASCCAGIKNIKTLAQTLADKRAACECIKTAAAHYPNIKDDAASSLPKKCGADINIPISRTTNCQA, translated from the coding sequence ATGAAGGGAGTAGCGATCTCAATGTTGGTTATGCTCGCTATTGTTCAATTACTGATGCCGGGAGAAGCTGTGGACTGCGGACAAGTGAACTCGTCTCTAGCCACTTGCATTCCGTTCCTGACAGGAGCAGACGCTTCTCCTTCTGCTTCATGCTGTGCTGGGATCAAAAACATTAAGACTCTTGCTCAAACTCTAGCAGATAAACGAGCTGCATGCGAATGTATTAAGACAGCGGCTGCTCATTACCCCAATATAAAGGACGACGCTGCCTCTTCCCTCCCCAAGAAGTGCGGCGCTGATATCAATATTCCCATCTCCAGAACCACCAATTGTCAAGCGTAA
- the LOC126660412 gene encoding non-specific lipid-transfer protein A-like: MKAVAISMLVMLAVVQLVVPGEAVDCGQVNSSLATCIPFLTGADASPSASCCAGIKNIKTLAQTLADKRAACECIKTAAAHYPNIKDDAASSLPKKCGADINIPISKTTNCQA; encoded by the coding sequence ATGAAGGCAGTAGCAATCTCTATGTTGGTTATGCTCGCCGTTGTTCAATTGGTGGTTCCGGGAGAGGCTGTGGACTGCGGGCAAGTGAACTCGTCTCTGGCCACTTGCATTCCGTTCCTGACAGGAGCAGACGCTTCTCCTTCTGCTTCATGCTGTGCTGGGATCAAGAACATTAAGACACTTGCTCAAACTCTAGCCGATAAGCGAGCTGCATGCGAATGTATTAAGACAGCGGCTGCTCATTACCCCAATATAAAGGACGATGCTGCCTCTTCCCTCCCCAAGAAGTGCGGTGCTGACATCAATATTCCCATCTCCAAAACCACCAACTGTCAAGCGTAA
- the LOC126661550 gene encoding uncharacterized protein LOC126661550, whose translation MVITRSVSKKSPKSTAVMPKIKNPSSKRKIEFAESSGHKRRVVVEDDDDDFENEWDFFIRPEDHFHSKVSHNKGVDVISNIKKNLTPETLERFSQTCFGKFLNMQEFLIQGQLIHCLLLREVKQPVFYELWIKVSGQLLKFSIDEFALITGLKCVGSVDLKLYKNETSDFKTNCFGNIKKVSKKFLEYSFLSKRWSNEEEAFQMAVLYFIEIFLYNNKSESNVRDAHFNLVCSGDFENFPWGKDLFHATLEFLKSKLSLWKNCDFLKKKSRSSDTRPSSRYDRFSLAFQTWFFECCPALEGGIASCCGTEIPRILRWKVTTLQSWSYLCRNLFDQSAEQLKLCNITPTDEEGTLLNLEGLFLKGKRKVEMELEDSEGVNFKTKINKLVLNQSKMFNEFAAIKTFIETEFFDVKNQLVELKSLITAAARRDTVEVDARGLVSSSEETVSEHSMRVNQESIDNKGDENEKNKKVESNANDPTDIPKSDDVGDSKDHMNDHTDDSDDSGSEDKVDPNETRDREESDDSENSDDDMTDDKSERDDRAGDIKKDDERMDGSSYGNAVDERFNYAYKDREDGESSEKKVDEGNDVSKENEKVRQRSKKADSVDSRPTFNLLESSTQGTPSTFDSVEIMGLTKAVDLAEIEAGLISNFAN comes from the exons ATGGTGATTACTAGGTCTGTTTCCAAAAAATCTCCTAAATCTACGGCTGTAATGCCTAAAATTAAGAATCCTTCAAGCAAACGAAAGATTGAGTTTGCTGAGAGTAGTGGTCACAAAAGGAGAGTTGTTGTTGAAGACGACGACGACGATTTCGAAAAT GAATGGGATTTTTTCATCAGGCCTGAAGATCATTTTCATTCAAAGGTTTCTCATAATAAGGGTGTCGATGTCATttctaatattaaaaagaatttaaccCCTGAAACTTTGGAGAGATTTTCACAAACTTGTTTTGGAAAGTTTTTAAATATGCAAGAATTTTTAATTCAAGGCCAATTGATCCACTGTTTGCTTCTTAGAGAGGTAAAACAGCCTGTGTTTTATGAGTTATGGATCAAAGTTTCTGGTCAGTTGTTAAAATTTTCTATTGATGAATTTGCTTTAATAACTGGACTGAAATGTGTTGGTAGTGTTGATCTCAAGTTGTACAAAAATGAGACTTCTGATTTTAAAACTAACTGTTTTGGAAATATAAAGaaagtttcaaaaaagtttTTGGAATATAGTTTTCTTTCGAAGCGTTGGAGTAACGAGGAAGAGGCTTTTCAAATGGCTGTCTTGTATTtcattgaaatatttttatataataacaaAAGTGAGTCAAATGTTCGTGATGCACATTTTAACCTTGTTTGTAGTGGTGACTTTGAAAATTTCCCATGGGGAAAAGATTTGTTTCATGCTACTTTGgagtttttaaaaagtaaactcAGTTTATGGAAAAACtgtgattttttaaagaaaaaatcgAGATCTTCTGATACCCGACCTTCAAGCCGATATGACAGATTCTCTTTGGCCTTCCAAACTTGGTTTTTCGAGTGTTGCCCTGCTCTCGAAGGTGGAATAGCTTCTTGTTGTGGAACTGAAATTCCTCGCATTTTGCGTTGGAAGGTTACAACTCTTCAGAGTTGGTCTTATTTGTGCCGAAACCTCTTTGATCAATCTGCTGAAcag TTAAAATTATGCAATATTACACCAACCGATGAGGAGGGGACGTTGTTGAACTTAGAGGGGCTGTTTTTAAAAGGAAAGCGTAAAGTCGAAATGGAGCTAGAGGATAGTGAAGGagttaattttaaaaccaaaattaataaattggtTTTGAATCAGTCGAAGATGTTCAATGAGTTTGCTGCTATCAAGACATTCATAGAGACTGAATTCTTTGATGTCAAGAATCAATTGGTTGAATTGAAAAGTCTAATCACTGCGGCTGCTCGTCGAGATACTGTCGAG GTGGATGCTCGTGGTCTTGTTTCTTCTTCAGAAGAAACTGTTAGTGAACATTCGATGAGAGTGAATCAAGAAAGCATTGATAACAAGGGTGATGAGAATGAGAAGAATAAGAAAGTGGAAAGTAATGCGAACGATCCTACTGACATACCGAAAAGTGATGACGTCGGTGATTCTAAGGATCATATGAATGACCATACTGATGACAGCGATGATAGCGGCAGTGAGGATAAGGTTGATCCGAATGAGACTCGCGATAGAGAGGAAAGTGATGATAGCGAAAATAGTGATGATGACATGACAGATGATAAGAGTGAAAGAGATGACAGAGCAGGTGATATAAAAAAGGATGATGAGAGAATGGATGGCTCAAGCTATGGGAATGCAGTTGACGAGAGGTTCAATTATGCGTACAAAGATCGTGAGGATGGTGAAAGTTCTGAAAAGAAAGTTGATGAGGGTAATGATGTATCAAAAGAGAATGAAAAAGTTAGACAACGTAGCAAAAAG gcTGATTCTGTTGATAGTCGTCCTACTTTCAATCTTCTAGAATCAAGTACTCAAGGGACTCCTAGTACATTTGATTCAGTTGAAATAATGGGTCTTACCAAAGCTGTTGATCTTGCTGAAATAGAAGCCGGTCTTATTTctaat TTtgctaattga
- the LOC130014949 gene encoding uncharacterized protein LOC130014949 translates to MIRPRMDFGVEHIWKKSWFYAIKCSGQFLTSSHINVVMYYIRKKAKYKLLDGLRITTTDCLFDDRMCATYVAYTKKKKHDVSTVSERGNVADFIRGDKVLCNTHWKDVDEVLFPIHVNSQKHWILGRLVFKERCIYVYNSMQSALSRALGIEAATKYSVLIPLFLTRMNIYQMRSDIDFNSPAYQNKDFCDPFNIVSVSSLPEKQETDCGVFTLAFAEHLIHNKPIPLTLDINRYRMRLSYLLYRYGMMKNAENIVSDEEIESKKNDEKATKKGKKKVSD, encoded by the exons ATGATTCGACCAAGAATGGATTTTGGAGTGGAACATATTTGGAAAAAATCATGGTTTTATGCGATTAAGTGTAGTGGTCAATTTTTGACGTCATCT CATATCAATGTGGTTATGTATTACATCCGCAAGAAAGCCAAGTATAAGCTGTTAGATGGTTTGCGAATTACCACAACTGACTGTCTGTTTGACGATAGAATGTGTGCAACGTATGTGGCATatacaaaaaagaagaagcatGATGTATCTACTGTCAGTGAGCGTGGTAATGTAGCTGATTTTATTCGTGGAGATAAGGTTCTTTGCAATACTCATTGGAAGGACGTGGATGAGGTTCTTTTTCCCATACACGTGAACAGTCAGAAACATTGGATTTTGGGACGTTTGGTCTTTAAAGAGAGATGCATATATGTCTATAATTCCATGCAATCAGCTTTGTCGAGGGCTCTTGGAATCGAAGCAGCCACGAAATATTCAGTTCTCATTCCTCTGTTTTTAACTCGTATGAATATTTATCAAATGAGGAGCGACATTGATTTCAACTCTCCTGCTTATCAGAATAAGGATTTTTGTGATCCTTTCAATATTGTATCTGTTTCCAGCCTTCCAGAGAAACAAGAAAC TGATTGTGGAGTGTTCACTCTCGCGTTTGCAGAGCATTTGATTCATAATAAACCTATTCCGTTGACTCTGGATATTAATCGCTATCGGATGCGTCTCTCATATCTGTTGTACCGATATGGCATGATGAAGAATGCAGAAAATATTGTTAGTGATGAAGAGATTGAATCGAAGAAGAACGATGAAAAAGCAACAAAAAAAGGGAAGAAAAAGGTGTCAGATTAG
- the LOC126661551 gene encoding uncharacterized protein LOC126661551: MRVTKFPLCVTNKVCEEQWQSPEPESFNSATMIEGQSENMISSETTMDIVKYAEILGEQNSKEEEKAERTPEDISMVTEPSIKDIYVGQIFKDKKIMITSFCFYTIANHFQYKVSKSCPKEYIVNCLDDNCKWTVRASRDGKTSMFVVRRVNNIHTCPPEIRMEDKRQATSSIIGEYIKIKFLDVKTIYTPSDIIADIQKDFGVILSYNRAWRSKGKVLDQIRGNPCDSYSILPKFQHMLLQTNPGSVVDIQTTDGKFEYVFMALDASIKGWKYCRPVIVVDATFLKSTYREMLLTASTQDGNGKIFPLAFAVVDSENHASWEYFFAKLLETFGRRAGLCIVSDRHDSISEAVKNIFPEASHGICAYHLLNNVKLKFGKKTNAKALRECFYGAAKSYSVQSFDYFMGQLDAINVAIRPYLEKIGVKKWARSHCKDNRFSTMTSNIAESMNAAIKAARELPVATLLEYLRFLTQKWTYTNRNAAICTMTKLTSKAENDLRDNYAISLRMKASTSVTNVHDGEKTFIVNLREKNCTCGRFQIDEMPCPHTLAILSSLHLDPYQYCSKFFTKENLLAMYDGVVYPMPSQNNWDIPTEIERIEILPPIGKIPAGRPKKRRINGPLETINPSKCGRCDQRGHNRKTCRNLPN, from the exons atgcgAGTAACCAAATTTCCTTTGTGTGTTACTAACAAAGTATGCGAAGAACAGTGGCAATCACCGGAACCTGAAAGCTTCAATTCTGCCACAATGATTGAAGGACAGTCAGAAAATATGATCTCCAGTGAAACAACAATGGATATTGTCAAATATGCTGAAATTTTGGGAGAACAGAATagcaaagaagaagaaaaagctgAGAGAACACCAGAAGACATCTCAATGGTCACTGAACCTAGTATAAAGGATATATATGTCGGGCAGATCTTTAAGGATAAAAAGATCATGATAACTAGTTTTTGTTTTTACACAATTGCTAACCACTTTCAATATAAAGTGAGTAAATCATGCCCGAAGGAATATATAGTCAATTGCTTAGACGACAATTGCAAGTGGACTGTAAGAGCCTCAAGAGATGGAAAGACAAGTATGTTTGTTGTTAGAAGAGTGAATAACATCCACACCTGTCCACCAGAAATTAGAATGGAAGACAAACGGCAAGCTACATCATCAATAATTGgggaatatataaaaataaagtttttggatgttaaaacaatttatacCCCATCAGACATAATTGCAGACATACAAAAAGATTTTGGGGTGATTTTGAGTTACAATAGGGCATGGAGATCAAAAGGAAAGGTGCTAGATCAGATTAGAGGTAATCCATGTGACTCATATTCTATTTTGCCAAAATTTCAACATATGCTTTTACAAACTAATCCGGGGTCAGTAGTAGATATACAGACAACCGATGGAAAATTTGAATATGTTTTTATGGCTCTCGATGCATCCATAAAAGGTTGGAAGTACTGTAGGCCAGTGATTGTAGTCGATGCGACATTTTTAAAATCAACATATCGTGAAATGCTATTGACAGCATCCACCCAAGATGGGAATGGTAAGATTTTTCCACTAGCATTTGCTGTTGTTGATTCTGAAAATCATGCTTCTTGGGAATACTTTTTTGCAAAATTACTGGAAACTTTTGGTCGGAGGGCTGGATTGTGTATAGTATCAGATAGGCACGATAGCATATCTGAGGCAGTCAAAAACATTTTTCCAGAAGCAAGTCATGGAATTTGTGCATACCATTTACTAAACAATGTTAAACTAAAGTTCGGAaagaaaacaaatgcaaaagcgTTGAGAGAGTGTTTCTATGGAGCTGCAAAGTCTTACTCAGTTCAGTCTTTTGACTATTTCATGGGACAACTAGATGCTATAAATGTTGCAATTCGACCCTATCTGGAAAAAATTGGGGTAAAAAAATGGGCAAGATCACATTGCAAAGACAATAGGTTCTCAACAATGACTTCAAATATAGCCGAATCTATGAATGCAGCTATCAAAGCAGCTAGGGAGTTACCAGTAGCGACACTTCTTGAATATTTGAGATTCTTGACGCAAAAATGGACTTACACGAATAGAAATGCCGCAATCTGTACAATGACTAAGTTGACAAGCAAAGCAGAAAATGATCTCAGAGATAACTATGCAATTTCTTTGAGAATGAAG GCTTCAACATCAGTTACTAATGTGCATGATGGTGAAAAGACATTTATAGTGAATCTGAGAGAAAAGAATTGTACATGTGGCAGATTTCAAATTGATGAGATGCCATGTCCACATACACTTGCAATATTATCCTCACTACACCTAGATCCTTATCAATACTGCTCTAAATTCTTCACCAAAGAGAATCTGCTTGCAATGTATGATGGAGTTGTGTATCCAATGCCAAGTCAAAACAATTGGGATATACCTACTGAAATTGAAAGGATTGAAATACTTCCACCAATAGGAAAGATACCAGCTGGAAGaccaaaaaaaagaagaataaatggACCATTGGAGACAATTAATCCAAGTAAGTGTGGAAGATGTGATCAAAGAGGACATAACCGAAAGACATGTCGAAATCTACCAAATTAG
- the LOC126661349 gene encoding gamma carbonic anhydrase 1, mitochondrial-like, whose protein sequence is MGTLGRAIYSVGFWIRESGQALDRLGCRLQGNYYFQEKLSRHRTLMNVFDKVPVVDNDAFVAPSASIIGDVQVGRGSSIWYGCVLRGDVNSISVGSGTNIQDNSLVHVAKSNLSGKVLPTIVGNNVTVGHSAVLHGCTVEDEAFVGMGATLLDGVVVEKNAMVAAGALVRQNTKIPAGEVWGGNPAKFLRKLTDEEIAFITQSAINYSNLAQVHAAENAKPFDEIEFEKVLRKKFAHRDEEYDSMLGVVRETPPELILPDNVLPDKAPKAA, encoded by the exons ATGGGGACCCTAGGCAGAGCAATATACTCCGTCGGGTTCTGGATTCGTGAATCTGGCCAAGCTCTTGATCGTCTCGGCTGCCGTCTGCAAGGAAACTACTACTTCCAGGAAAAAT TGTCTAGGCATCGCACTCTGATGAATGTATTTGACAAAGTACCTGTGGTTGATAATGATGCATTTGTGGCTCCTAGTGCTTCAATCATTGGGGATGTTCAAGTTGGTAGAGGATCTTCTATTTGGTATGGTTGTGTTTTGAGAG GTGATGTGAACAGTATTAGTGTTGGATCCGGAACTAACATACAAGACAACTCCCTTGTGCATGTGGCAAAGTCTAATCTAAGTGGGAAGGTACTGCCAACTATAGTTGGGAACAATGTTACTGTAG GCCATAGTGCTGTTCTCCATGGCTGTACGGTTGAAGATGAGGCTTTTGTTGGTATGGGAGCAACACTTCTTGATGGTGTTGTTGTTGAGAAAAATGCCATGGTGGCTGCTGGTGCCCTTGTAAGGCAGAACACAAAGATACCCGCAGGAGAG GTGTGGGGAGGCAATCCTGCAAAATTTCTCAGGAAGCTAACTGATGAAGAGAtagcctttatcacacagtcaGCCATCAATTATTCTAATCTTGCACAGGTTCACGCTGCTGAGAATGCTAAGCCTTTTGATGAGATCGAGTTTGAGAAGGTGCTTCGCAAGAAGTTTGCACATCGGGATGAAGAATATGACTCAATGTTGGGTGTTGTTCGTGAAACCCCGCCTGAACTTATTCTTCCAGATAATGTCCTACCAGATAAAGCACCCAAGGCAGCTTAA
- the LOC126661336 gene encoding uncharacterized protein LOC126661336 isoform X2: protein MILRMLFFTKKHNKPSPPTPSMAPSLSSLLPSHSHPFSSLNPNSNHSPFLTQRHSLKPIFFSTKNSSNNNKITYPPPPPPPQQEKKSFAVATGELFLGIASRLLKSRSRNDKFVDGNLPNSSAGVSLNGNGNVEYEERIGAIMEDEIEPAVIWEQRVKDVEAEKKRRVITSPGFSFSAAGLLFPYHLGVAQLLIEKGYIKETTPLAGSSAGAIVCAVIASGASMKEALRATKILAEDCRLRGTAFRLGAVLREVLENFLPDDAHIRSNGRVRIAVTQILWRPRGLLVDQFDSKEDLINAVFTSSFIPGYLAPRPATMFRNRLCIDGGLTLFMPPTAAAKTVRVCAFPASRLGLQGIGISPDCNPENRASPRQLFNWALEPAGDDILDRLFEVGYLDAAVWAAENPVNEVVQDDSPKVENGSAK, encoded by the exons ATGATATTAAGAATGTTGTTCTTCACCAAGAAACATAACAAACCTTCTCCTCCAACTCCTTCAATGGCGCCATCTCTCTCATCTCTTCTCCCCTCTCATTCCCACCCTTTCTCATCTCTCAATCCAAATTCTAATCACAGCCCATTTCTCACACAACGCCACTCTCTCAAACCCATATTTTTCTCCACAAAAAACTCCTCTAATAACAATAAAATCACATACCCACCGCCACCTCCGCCGCCGCAACAAGAGAAGAAATCATTTGCTGTGGCAACAGGGGAGCTGTTCTTGGGAATTGCGTCGAGGTTGTTGAAGAGTAGGAGCAGAAATGATAAATTTGTAGATGGGAATTTGCCAAATTCTAGTGCTGGGGTTTCTttgaatgggaatgggaatgtggAGTATGAAGAGAGAATTGGAGCTATTATGGAGGATGAGATTGAGCCTGCTGTTATTTGGGAACAAAGGGTTAAAGATGTTGAGGCTGAGAAGAAAAGGCGGGTGATTACTAGCCCTGGTTTTAGTTTTTCTGCTGCTGGATTGTTGTTTCCTTATCATCTTGGTGTTGCTCAGCTTCTTATTGAAAAGGGTTACATTaaa GAAACCACACCATTGGCTGGTTCCTCTGCTGGTGCCATAGTTTGTGCTGTAATTGCCTCTGGTGCTAGTATGAAGGAGGCACTAAGAGCAACCAAAATACTGGCTGAAGACTGTCGGCTAAGAGGGACTGCATTTCGACTTGGG GCTGTTCTACGTGAGGTCCTTGAAAACTTTCTGCCAGATGATGCCCATATCAGATCTAATGGGAGGGTTCGTA TTGCTGTAACTCAGATTTTGTGGAGGCCCAGGGGTTTGTTAGTGGATCAATTTGACTCGAAAGAGGATCTCATAAATGCAGTTTTCACTTCTTCCTTTATTCCAGG ATATCTTGCACCAAGACCTGCCACAATGTTCAGAAATCGACTTTGTATTGATGGGGGTTTGACATTGTTTATGCCACCGACGGCAGCTGCTAAGACG GTACGTGTTTGTGCCTTCCCAGCTAGCCGATTGGGTCTGCAAGGAATCGGAATTAGTCCAGATTGCAATCCTGAAAATAGAGCTAGCCCTAGACAG CTTTTCAACTGGGCATTAGAGCCAGCAGGAGATGATATTCTCGACAGACTATTTGAGGTTGGTTACTTGGACGCAGCTGTTTGGGCTGCGGAGAATCCGGTCAATGAAGTCGTCCAAGATGACAGCCCGAAAGTTGAAAATGGCTCGGCGAAGTAG
- the LOC126661336 gene encoding uncharacterized protein LOC126661336 isoform X1, protein MILRMLFFTKKHNKPSPPTPSMAPSLSSLLPSHSHPFSSLNPNSNHSPFLTQRHSLKPIFFSTKNSSNNNKITYPPPPPPPQQEKKSFAVATGELFLGIASRLLKSRSRNDKFVDGNLPNSSAGVSLNGNGNVEYEERIGAIMEDEIEPAVIWEQRVKDVEAEKKRRVITSPGFSFSAAGLLFPYHLGVAQLLIEKGYIKVPKAISESETNNSETTPLAGSSAGAIVCAVIASGASMKEALRATKILAEDCRLRGTAFRLGAVLREVLENFLPDDAHIRSNGRVRIAVTQILWRPRGLLVDQFDSKEDLINAVFTSSFIPGYLAPRPATMFRNRLCIDGGLTLFMPPTAAAKTVRVCAFPASRLGLQGIGISPDCNPENRASPRQLFNWALEPAGDDILDRLFEVGYLDAAVWAAENPVNEVVQDDSPKVENGSAK, encoded by the exons ATGATATTAAGAATGTTGTTCTTCACCAAGAAACATAACAAACCTTCTCCTCCAACTCCTTCAATGGCGCCATCTCTCTCATCTCTTCTCCCCTCTCATTCCCACCCTTTCTCATCTCTCAATCCAAATTCTAATCACAGCCCATTTCTCACACAACGCCACTCTCTCAAACCCATATTTTTCTCCACAAAAAACTCCTCTAATAACAATAAAATCACATACCCACCGCCACCTCCGCCGCCGCAACAAGAGAAGAAATCATTTGCTGTGGCAACAGGGGAGCTGTTCTTGGGAATTGCGTCGAGGTTGTTGAAGAGTAGGAGCAGAAATGATAAATTTGTAGATGGGAATTTGCCAAATTCTAGTGCTGGGGTTTCTttgaatgggaatgggaatgtggAGTATGAAGAGAGAATTGGAGCTATTATGGAGGATGAGATTGAGCCTGCTGTTATTTGGGAACAAAGGGTTAAAGATGTTGAGGCTGAGAAGAAAAGGCGGGTGATTACTAGCCCTGGTTTTAGTTTTTCTGCTGCTGGATTGTTGTTTCCTTATCATCTTGGTGTTGCTCAGCTTCTTATTGAAAAGGGTTACATTaaa GTTCCCAAAGCCATTTCAGAATCAGAAACAAACAATAGC GAAACCACACCATTGGCTGGTTCCTCTGCTGGTGCCATAGTTTGTGCTGTAATTGCCTCTGGTGCTAGTATGAAGGAGGCACTAAGAGCAACCAAAATACTGGCTGAAGACTGTCGGCTAAGAGGGACTGCATTTCGACTTGGG GCTGTTCTACGTGAGGTCCTTGAAAACTTTCTGCCAGATGATGCCCATATCAGATCTAATGGGAGGGTTCGTA TTGCTGTAACTCAGATTTTGTGGAGGCCCAGGGGTTTGTTAGTGGATCAATTTGACTCGAAAGAGGATCTCATAAATGCAGTTTTCACTTCTTCCTTTATTCCAGG ATATCTTGCACCAAGACCTGCCACAATGTTCAGAAATCGACTTTGTATTGATGGGGGTTTGACATTGTTTATGCCACCGACGGCAGCTGCTAAGACG GTACGTGTTTGTGCCTTCCCAGCTAGCCGATTGGGTCTGCAAGGAATCGGAATTAGTCCAGATTGCAATCCTGAAAATAGAGCTAGCCCTAGACAG CTTTTCAACTGGGCATTAGAGCCAGCAGGAGATGATATTCTCGACAGACTATTTGAGGTTGGTTACTTGGACGCAGCTGTTTGGGCTGCGGAGAATCCGGTCAATGAAGTCGTCCAAGATGACAGCCCGAAAGTTGAAAATGGCTCGGCGAAGTAG